From the genome of Sphingobacterium sp. UGAL515B_05:
ATAGACATGGTAGCGTTCAATCAGGCTACATACAAAGGTCTCGAAATATTTTTTTTCAGTGCTTCTACCGACAGAAATGTAACGTTTATTTAGGAAAGGACTTAGCTTTTTGCCCTCAAGTGCCTGATCGAAATAGTACAGGGTATTGTTTAAAAGTAACCATGCTTGTACATTGGTCAAGACAATGGCATTTTTGAACATAAACTCCAGACGCTGATTGTCGTATTTGATGGTCGGGAAATAACGTGTTTCTTCTTCGTTCCGTCGAAAGTGAAATAGGATTGATGCAGCAGAGCTGGCTAATTTAATTTCTTGATCTGCCGGATAACCATCTTTGCTCATCATGAAAAGCGGCTTATCTCCAACAGCTTCAAAAAATTGGATCATTTTTTCATCAATCTTAGGGCGCAGAAGTTCATAAAGCTTTTTATCGAAAACTTTGGAAAAGAAATCGACAGGTCTAATTGCTTTTTTGTAATATTTTTTGATGAGATGCGTTTGTTCGATTTCATCGAGCAATCGAATCAGTTTATAATCTACTTCATCCAATTCGGCAGCGTAAGCATCGACAGTATTGCTAAATATACGTTGATAGCGTAGTGAGTAAGTTCCATTGGGATTGAGTTTGACCATGTGTGGCTCAATGAGATAGCCGAGATAGGGGTGCTCACATATAGAATAAACGATTTTATATACTGGAAATGACTTTGACTGTTGCATTAAAAATAGCGGACCTTATAAATAAAGGTATCTAATATACAATAAAATATACCATTAATCGCAATTTGTGCGTTGAAAATTTAAAAATCGGTTACTGGGGATTGCCCGGTGTCTGGTTAAAATTAATCTACATGATGTGAATTGTACGCAACTATAGTCGCCTATCAAGGTAAGTCATATTTCAAACTTGATTTTCTGGATTAAGAATTTGGGGTGCAATTACCCTTGATCGCTATAGGATAAGAAGCCTAATAGTTACCTTCAAAGACAAACTGCGCCGGTCCTTTTAAAAAGACCTTTGAGAAATGGGAACCTTCCTTATGGAACGAGATATAAAGTTGTCCACCCAATACGCGGATAGGGATGTTGATGTCGCCCTCTAGATTTTGCTGTAGGGCAACCGCCATGGCCGCCGCAGTTGCGCCAGTACCGCAGGCATAGGTTTCATCTTCAACACCGCGCTCAAATGTACGGAGAAAATAACCTTCTGCTTCAGCTTCGATGAAATTCACATTGATGCCTTCTTTACCATAAGTAGCGTTATTGCGAATGGCGTATCCATCTTGGAAGACATTTTTATCGTGGAGATTTTTTGCAAATTCAACATAATGTGGAGAACCTGTTTGTAACACATAGGCTTCTCCGTCACGAGCAAAATCCGTTACGTCGATCATCTGCAGATTGACAAGGTCTGCTGATAAAGAGGCGTGGTGTACGCCGTCTACTGCCAAAAAGGCAGTTTTGTCAGTAATAATGCCTAAATCGCGTGCAAAAGCGACGATACAACGGCCTCCATTGCCACACATACTACCTTCTCTACCGTCGGCATTATAATAAACCATCTCAAAATCGTAATTTTCTCTATTCTGTAATAGCATTAAACCGTCGGCGCCAATGCCAAATCGTCGGTTGCAGAGCTTTTCTACCAATACTTCGTCTGTGCGGTCAAACGCATTGTCGCGATTGTCTACTAAAATGAAGTCATTGCCCGCTCCCTGATATTTTGAAAATCTTACTTTTGGTGCCATTACGTTGATTTGTAGTAACAAAAGTACGTTTTTTTGTTACAAAAAAACTGGGAAAAGTTAAGATTTGTTAAAATGATTACATTTGTCTAGTAATTAACATATTTTAACGTGTCGGATTTTCCGAAGGGCTCGAAATGGTATTACATTTGAACATATCCGAATAAAATCGGTAATTTTAAGAGCAAAAGTTATCAGCTTATATTAAGACATTTTAAAATAGAAATAAGTTTATGAATAAGGTCGGTTTAACGCTATTAACAGCTGTTTTCGGTGGAGCGGTAGCATTAGGAGGTTACAAGCTTATTGAGAATAAGAAGTTTGATGGTATGTCTTTCGAAGACAAACAAAAGGTTTATTTTGCAAACAATCCAACAGGGGTAATGTCCTCGACAGGTAATCCTGATTTTACCCAAGCTGCGGCAGCGGTATCACCTGGGGTTGTCCATATTAAGACCACTTATAGCCGTAAGGGATCGCAGCAATCGCAAGGTTCTCCATTTGATATGTTTGAA
Proteins encoded in this window:
- the dapF gene encoding diaminopimelate epimerase, which translates into the protein MAPKVRFSKYQGAGNDFILVDNRDNAFDRTDEVLVEKLCNRRFGIGADGLMLLQNRENYDFEMVYYNADGREGSMCGNGGRCIVAFARDLGIITDKTAFLAVDGVHHASLSADLVNLQMIDVTDFARDGEAYVLQTGSPHYVEFAKNLHDKNVFQDGYAIRNNATYGKEGINVNFIEAEAEGYFLRTFERGVEDETYACGTGATAAAMAVALQQNLEGDINIPIRVLGGQLYISFHKEGSHFSKVFLKGPAQFVFEGNY